The following proteins are co-located in the Acropora palmata chromosome 11, jaAcrPala1.3, whole genome shotgun sequence genome:
- the LOC141897668 gene encoding dual specificity mitogen-activated protein kinase kinase 6-like, which produces MSSSPMSGKKPKKPKGPKLDLSRGHQSPSASASTTPPRNLSDRATLTVNGKEFECNAEDLREINELGHGAYGYVYKMIHEPTGNIMAVKRIRANVDSTEQKRLLMDLDVSMRVTDCPYTVHFYGALFREGDVWICMELMKASLDKLYKKVYETANRRVPEEVLRQIAYAMINALNYLHSKLKVIHRDVKPSNILVDDKGNFKLCDFGISGQLVDSLAKTVDAGCKPYMAPERINPSRDMKGYDIRSDIWSLGITMIELATGKFPYTKWKTPFEQLKQVVHEPSPTLPKDGPYIFSEEFRDFVTQCLKKDYHERPNYILLLEHEFIKGDGTTTTFDTESWIKPILAEVDESTS; this is translated from the exons ATGTCCAGTTCTCCGATGTCAG GGAAAAAACCGAAGAAACCAAAAGGTCCAAAGCTGGACCTTTCAAGGGGTCACCAATCACCTTCAGCGTCTGCATC GACGACACCCCCAAGAAATCTCTCAGACAGAGCCACCCTTACTGTCAATGGAAAG gagTTTGAATGCAATGCTGAGGATTTGAGAGAGATAAATGAACTAGGTCATGGTGCCTATGGTTATGTTTACAAGATGATTCATGAACCAACTGGAAACATAATGGCAGTGAAA AGGATACGAGCCAACGTGGATTCAACTGAGCAGAAAAGACTTCTAATGGACCTGGATGTTTCCATGCGAGTTACAGATTGCCCATATACTGTTCACTTTTATGGTGCTCTCTTTAGAGag GGAGATGTGTGGATATGTATGGAGCTAATGAAAGCATCTCTAGACAAGCTGTATAAAAAAGTTTATGAAACAGCTAACAGAAGAGTCCCAGAAGAGGTCCTCAGACAAATAGCCTATGCT ATGATCAATGCACTGAATTACCTTCACAGTAAATTGAAAGTCATCCACAGAG ATGTAAAACCATCCAATATCTTGGTGGATGACAAGGGCAATTTTAAACTTTGTGATTTTGGAATCAGCGGACAACTGGTAGATTCCCTGGCAAAGACGGTGGATGCTGGCTGCAAACCATACATGGCT cCAGAAAGGATTAATCCCTCTAGAGACATGAAAGGTTATGACATTCGCTCGGACATTTGGAGTCTGGGAATTACAATG ATAGAACTAGCCACAGGGAAGTTTCCTTACACAAAGTGGAAAACACCATTTGAGCAACTCAAGCAAGTGGTTCATGAACCATCGCCAACACTGCCTAAAGATGGTCCATACATTTTTTCAGAAGAATTCAGAGATTTCGTTACGCAATG CTTGAAGAAAGACTATCACGAGCGACCTAATTATATCTTACTCCTA GAACACGAATTCATAAAAGGAGATGGCACTACCACTACTTTTGACACTGAAAGTTGGATAAAGCCAATCCTGGCGGAAGTTGATGAGAGTACCAGTTAA
- the LOC141897442 gene encoding kelch-like protein 20, with protein MEVCSGSLSREVPPPFALTHCVRVLEIMNKHRRDCLKLCDVVLKIGDEHIPTHRAVLAACSPYFYAMFTSDLVESRQKVVTMKDVDAGIVQQLLEFAYTGKFDVNVENVQSILATASLVQFHEVRELCCQFLETQLDPSNCLGIRKFTEAHGCVNFLEVVDNFVLENFREVMKSEEYALLPCELLIKVISSDDLNIFAEEEVYEAVMSWVKHDLNNRVKQLPNIIRFVRMPLVSKHYLLNRIDVDNLIRSNMNCRDFLDEAKNYHLLPEQRAQLRTDRMKPRKSMMGTLYAIGGKEAGETISNTVESYSLQSNVWQPAPLLNVPRQQLGTGSLGGWLYAVGGSDGYSRLSTVERYSPDSNRWMYVKSLNTSRSGVGVGVLGETMYAMGGYDGRSCLKTVERYDPLVDVWSHVAPTNVTRSFPGVAELGDRIFVIGGNDGVTFLNSTECYDPHTNRWTQLAPMSLARAGIGAAALDGRIYAIGGFDGAQRLDVVEMYEPRMNSWHDAASLNSCRDGVCVVTYGCWVYAVGGIDGPSYLNTVEAYDPRTNQWEYVVSMARCRAAAGVAVLKKSS; from the exons ATGGAGGTCTGTAGTGGCTCGTTGAGCAGGGAAGTTCCTCCCCCTTTTGCTTTGACACACTGTGTCCGGGTTTTGGAAATCATGAACAAGCATCGAAGAGACTGTCTCAAGCTCTGCGATGTCGTTCTTAAAATCGGAGATGAGCATATTCCAACACACAGAGCCGTGTTAGCTGCATGTAGCCCTTACTTCTATGCCATGTTCACCAGTGATTTAGTGGAAAGCCGACAAAAGGTTGTCACCATGAAAGATGTAGATGCTGGTATTGTCCAGCAGTTACTCGAATTTGCGTATACAGGGAAATTTGATGTAAATGTTGAAAATGTACAGTCCATTCTCGCCACGGCTTCCTTGGTACAATTTCACGAAGTTCGAGAATTATGCTGTCAATTTCTGGAAACCCAGCTGGATCCTTCGAATTGCTTGGGCATTAGAAAATTCACCGAGGCCCACGGTTGTGTTAACTTCCTTGAGGTTGTGGACAATTTTGTTCTTGAAAACTTTAGAGAAGTGATGAAGTCAGAGGAGTATGCCTTACTGCCTTGTGAGTTGTTGATCAAAGTAATTTCGAGCGATGATTTGAATATTTTTGCCGAAGAGGAGGTGTATGAAGCTGTTATGTCTTGGGTAAAACATGATTTGAATAATCGTGTCAAACAACTCCCAAATATTATTCGATTTGTTCGTATGCCTTTGGTCTCTAAACACTATCTCCTGAACCGAATAGATGTGGACAATTTGATACGATCGAACATGAATTGTAGGGATTTTCTAGACGAAGCAAAAAACTATCATCTTTTGCCAGAGCAAAGGGCGCAATTGAGGACTGATCGCATGAAACCGCGTAAGTCAATGATGGGAACGCTCTATGCGATTGGTGGAAAAGAAGCCGGAGAAACTATTTCTAACACCGTGGAATCTTACAG TCTTCAAAGCAATGTTTGGCAGCCAGCTCCTTTGCTGAATGTTCCAAGGCAACAACTTGGTACAGGAAGTCTTGGAGGTTGGTTATATGCTGTGGGAGGTTCTGATGGATATTCGCGTCTGAGCACAGTGGAACGCTATTCGCCAGATTCAAACCGCTGGATGTACGTCAAGTCACTCAATACAAGTCGGTCTGGAGTTGGTGTAGGTGTTCTTGGCGAAACCATGTATGCCATGGGAGGTTACGATGGAAGATCTTGTTTAAAAACAGTGGAGAGATATGATCCCTTGGTAGATGTATGGAGTCATGTTGCACCTACAAATGTAACCCGCAGTTTTCCTG GTGTTGCAGAGCTTGGAGATCGCATCTTTGTGATTGGAGGAAATGATGGGGTTACTTTCCTCAACTCAACTGAATGCTACGACCCTCACACAAACAGATGGACTCAGCTTGCGCCAATGAGCTTAGCCAGAGCAGGAATAGGTGCTGCTGCACTTGATGGGCGAATCTATGCAATAGGTGGTTTTGATGGTGCGCAAAGACTGGATGTAGTTGAAATGTATGAGCCTCGTATGAATTCTTGGCATGACGCTGCATCACTAAACTCGTGCAGAGATGGGGTTTGTGTTGTTACCTATGGTTGTTGGGTTTATGCTGTGGGTGGAATAGATGGCCCATCGTATCTCAACACTGTGGAGGCATACGATCCTAGAACAAATCAGTGGGAGTATGTGGTGTCAATGGCAAGGTGTAGAGCTGCAGCTGGAGTTGCTGTTCTGAAAAAGTCTTCGTAA
- the LOC141897443 gene encoding DNA polymerase delta subunit 2-like translates to MLSPEGIDAKNTQLKAERLLSKPSAHEGKELFEERIERATCLYSNESERFVLKERNFARQYAQIYAVRIMTMRKKLAAAARRKWGVNFELKKQLAEVKGNEKCVVIGTLFKKMELKPNILKEISEEHNLMPQPPRVKYADDGDELVIEDESERVVITGNIPVGNVVTGSIVALCGHTTDKGKFHVEEYCFSGFPYQTAPTLEPCLTQGEDRYVALVSGLGFGSESQDLLSLQMFSDLVSGELGSVQDQESCAKICRVIIAGNALSQCTQTKDSETKAKYLTRNTVAGSVEAIKSLDDFILQLSACVPVDIMPGEYDPANHTMPQQPLHRCMFPQAAAFSTFQSVTNPYEAIIGGIRILGTSGQNVQDIYRVSSFEDHMEILEHTLNWSHIAPTAPDTLGCHPYYIKDPFILEKCPHVYFVGNQPKYQSKIINGENGQKVLLVTVPAFSNSKTCVLLNLRTLMCQPVNFSAALLSQQDNPSFEQEMDM, encoded by the exons ATGTTGAGTCCGGAAGGTATAGATGCAAAAAATACTCAACTGAAAGCCGAAAGACTTCTATCCAAGCCTTCTGCCCATGAAGGAAAAGAATTATTCGAGGAGAGAATTGAGAGAGCTACTTGTTTGTATTCAAATGAATCTGAACGATTTGTATTGAAGGAAAGAAACTTTGCTAGACAATATGCTCAAATATATGCCGTACGTATcatgacaatgagaaaaaagcTGGCTGCAGCAGCAAGGAGAAAATGGG GTGTAAATTTTGAGTTAAAGAAACAGCTTGCTGAAgtgaaaggaaatgaaaaatgtgtCGTCATAGGAACGTTGTTCAAGAAAATGGAACTAAAGCCTAATATCCTAAAGGAGATCAGTGAAGAG CATAACTTGATGCCGCAACCACCCAGGGTGAAATATGCAGATGATGGTGATGAACTTGTTATAGAAGATGAATCAGAAAGAGTGGTTATCACTGGTAATATTCCAGTTGGAAATGTTGTCACAG GAAGTATTGTGGCTCTGTGTGGGCATACAACAgataaaggaaaatttcatgtTGAAGAATACTGCTTCAGTGGATTTCCATATCAAACAGCACCAACCCTGGAACCATGCCTCACCCAGGGTGAGGATAG GTATGTTGCACTAGTTTCTGGCCTTGGTTTTGGAAGTGAAAGCCAAGACTTACTCAGTCTGCAGATGTTCTCAGATTTGGTATCTGGAGAGCTTGGAAGTGTTCAG GACCAGGAATCTTGTGCCAAGATATGCCGAGTAATAATTGCTGGAAATGCTTTGAGTCAGTGCACCCAGACAAAAGACAGTGAAACAAAG GCAAAGTATCTTACAAGAAACACGGTGGCTGGCAGTGTGGAAGCAATCAAAAGTCTGGATGACTTCATCCTGCAACTGTCT GCGTGTGTTCCAGTAGACATTATGCCCGGTGAGTATGATCCAGCTAACCACACAATGCCTCAACAACCTCTCCACCGATGTATGTTTCCACAAGCTGCAGCTTTCAGTACTTTCCAAAGCGTTACCAACCCATACGAAGCTATTATCGGAGGAATAAG AATTCTTGGAACATCAGGGCAGAATGTTCAAGACATCTACAGAGTATCAAGCTTTGAAGATCATATGGAGATTTTAGAACACACATTAAATTGGAGCCACATCGCACCTACAGCGCCAGATACTCTGG GTTGCCATCCATATTACATCAAAGACCCATTTATCTTGGAGAAATGTCCTCATGTTTACTTTGTTGGTAATCAGCCCAAATATCAGAGTAAAATAATCAATG GAGAAAATGGCCAGAAGGTTTTGTTGGTGACAGTTCCTGCTTTCTCTAATTCAAAGACCTGTGTACTATTAAATCTTCGTACGCTCATGTGTCAGCCAGTGAACTTTTCTGCTGCTCTGTTGAGTCAGCAAGACAATCCTTCATTCGAACAAGAGATGGACATGTGA
- the LOC141897015 gene encoding ubiquitin carboxyl-terminal hydrolase 1-like isoform X1 encodes MPSVSQCHSPPPSPKSPPRKKTKFSLQRKKKTASTSDYDRDKRDKLFPLFTSPATRNASDDEVFEPPKPPPPYAGLVNHGNICYANAVLQVLRHCPGLIESVFAIDSHLTKVHPKLVVPETNNNERQADDSSSQGEDGLVSGNGSDHEPVACGLKELFSQMKDLEENYSENKENCEHLLSKKHSLVLAAKPLDFMEMFRKQNPMFEDNLQHDAQEFLCSLLVSLQDTEKEIFKRTDNTSQHSSPFEDLFHGQLLHQTKCLTCEDAKKRYESFQDVSVPIQKEAKVNDPKAFSPTPKKAQDSESLLWALSQFARIEHLSGDNKYFCENCLTHTEAEISTSFEKLPKILIIHLKRFTANPLSGFPGFVSKINTNLATPMELTISEWCSKTCIISNPIYHLFGIVMHSGMTSCSGHYQAYVMVPTPNDADFNNSNGHTSHQDNYQQRNESNVNSVGESSQENEKQPLANTATSVSSNTFCKDDGNSSETPEVSTNADESDIPSLQNSAEKAKTSCMSGISRYFQRTRKYSKLENNEGAEDSFQASDLTESKRHRCHSTPCFKGISKSLNKIQSFQHRGLTVTRNAVRQLNFQDSKRQGNSETNHLADVKNNNNLRLSHTSLPESHYQWVHFDDAEVTILQESDVTALLSSSESSFTSPYLLFYKLVYLQQ; translated from the exons ATGCCCTCAGTTTCTCAGTGCCATTCGCCGCCGCCTAGTCCAAAAAGCCCGCCCCGTAAAAAGACTAAATTTTCTTTACAACGCAAGAAAAAGACTGCGAGCACAAGTGACTATGATCGAGACAAAAGAGACAAGTTGTTCCCCCTTTTCACTTCGCCAGCAACGCGAAATGCCAGTGACGATGAGGTCTTCGAACCACCGAAACCACCGCCGCCGTATGCAGGTCTAGTGAATCATGGAAACATTTGCTATGCAAACGCTGTGTTGCAAGTGTTACGACATTGCCCGGGATTGATCGAGTCTGTTTTTGCCATTGATTCGCATCTGACAAAGGTACATCCCAAATTAGTAGTCCCAGAAACAAATAACAACGAAAGG CAGGCAGATGACAGTTCATCCCAAGGAGAAGATGGACTGGTATCAGGCAATGGCAGTGATCATGAACCAGTTGCATGTGGGCTCAAGGAG CTTTTCAGTCAAATGAAAGACCTGGAAGAGAATTACAgtgaaaataaggaaaactgtgagcacCTTTTGTCAAAGAAGCATTCTCTGGTTCTTGCTGCAAAGCCTTTGGATTTTATGGAAATGTtcag GAAACAAAATCCCATGTTTGAAGACAACCTCCAACATGATGCCCAGGAATTTCTGTGCAGTTTACTCGTAAGTCTCCAAGACACAGAAAAGGAGATATTTAAGAGAACCGACAACACAAGTCAACACTCCAGTCCTTTCGAAGATTTATTTCATGGACAGCTTCTCCATCAGACAAAGTGTCTTACATGCGAAGATGCTAAAAAGAGATATGAGAGCTTCCAAGACGTCAGTGTACCCATCCAAAAGGAGGCCAAAGTAAACGATCCAAAAGCATTTTCACCAACACCGAAGAAAGCCCAGGATAGTGAAAGCCTCTTGTGGGCCTTGTCTCAATTTGCCCGAATCGAACATTTGAGTGGAGATAACAAGTACTTTTGTGAGAACTGTCTCACCCACACTGAGGCTGAGATCTCAACAAGCTTTGAAAAACTTCCTAAGATTCTCATTATACATCTGAAGAGATTTACTGCAAACCCACTGTCAGG GTTTCCTGgttttgtttccaaaataAACACCAATCTTGCAACTCCAATGGAACTGACAATCTCAGAGTGGTGCTCAAAAACATGCATCATATCGAATCCAATCTATCATCTGTTTGGCATTGTGATGCATAGTGGTATGACATCCTGCAGTGGACACTATCAGGCATACGTAATGGTCCCCACACCCAATGATGCAGATTTCAATAACAGTAATGGTCATACAAGTCACCAGGACAACTATCAGCAGAGAAATGAGAGCAATGTAAACTCAGTTGGAGAGTCATCTCAagagaatgaaaaacagcCACTAGCGAATACAGCAACATCTGTGAGCAgcaacacattttgcaaggatGATGGAAACTCATCAGAAACACCCGAGGTATCTACTAATGCAGACGAAAGCGACATTCCATCTTTACAAAACTCAGCAGAGAAAGCTAAAACATCATGCATGTCTGGAATCAGTCGATACTTCCAAAGAACAAGGAAGTACTCCAAACTGGAAAACAATGAAGGAGCTGAAGACAGCTTTCAAGCAAGTGATTTAACAGAGAGCAAAAGACACAGATGCCACAGTACACCCTGCTTTAAAGGAATCAGTAAGTCACTGAATAAAATCCAGAGTTTTCAACATAGAGGTTTGACAGTGACCAGAAATGCTGTACGGCAGCTGAACTTTCAGGATAGTAAGAGACAAGGAAACAGTGAAACTAACCACCTTGCTGatgtgaaaaacaataataatttaagaTTATCGCACACTTCTCTACCAGAATCCCATTACCAATGGGTTCACTTTGATGATGCTGAAGTCACAATACTTCAAGAATCTGATGTCACAGCATTGCTGTCCTCATCAGAGTCGTCTTTCACTTCTCCATACTTGCTTTTTTACAAATTAGTTTATCTCCAGCAATAA
- the LOC141897015 gene encoding ubiquitin carboxyl-terminal hydrolase 1-like isoform X2 produces MPSVSQCHSPPPSPKSPPRKKTKFSLQRKKKTASTSDYDRDKRDKLFPLFTSPATRNASDDEVFEPPKPPPPYAGLVNHGNICYANAVLQVLRHCPGLIESVFAIDSHLTKVHPKLVVPETNNNERADDSSSQGEDGLVSGNGSDHEPVACGLKELFSQMKDLEENYSENKENCEHLLSKKHSLVLAAKPLDFMEMFRKQNPMFEDNLQHDAQEFLCSLLVSLQDTEKEIFKRTDNTSQHSSPFEDLFHGQLLHQTKCLTCEDAKKRYESFQDVSVPIQKEAKVNDPKAFSPTPKKAQDSESLLWALSQFARIEHLSGDNKYFCENCLTHTEAEISTSFEKLPKILIIHLKRFTANPLSGFPGFVSKINTNLATPMELTISEWCSKTCIISNPIYHLFGIVMHSGMTSCSGHYQAYVMVPTPNDADFNNSNGHTSHQDNYQQRNESNVNSVGESSQENEKQPLANTATSVSSNTFCKDDGNSSETPEVSTNADESDIPSLQNSAEKAKTSCMSGISRYFQRTRKYSKLENNEGAEDSFQASDLTESKRHRCHSTPCFKGISKSLNKIQSFQHRGLTVTRNAVRQLNFQDSKRQGNSETNHLADVKNNNNLRLSHTSLPESHYQWVHFDDAEVTILQESDVTALLSSSESSFTSPYLLFYKLVYLQQ; encoded by the exons ATGCCCTCAGTTTCTCAGTGCCATTCGCCGCCGCCTAGTCCAAAAAGCCCGCCCCGTAAAAAGACTAAATTTTCTTTACAACGCAAGAAAAAGACTGCGAGCACAAGTGACTATGATCGAGACAAAAGAGACAAGTTGTTCCCCCTTTTCACTTCGCCAGCAACGCGAAATGCCAGTGACGATGAGGTCTTCGAACCACCGAAACCACCGCCGCCGTATGCAGGTCTAGTGAATCATGGAAACATTTGCTATGCAAACGCTGTGTTGCAAGTGTTACGACATTGCCCGGGATTGATCGAGTCTGTTTTTGCCATTGATTCGCATCTGACAAAGGTACATCCCAAATTAGTAGTCCCAGAAACAAATAACAACGAAAGG GCAGATGACAGTTCATCCCAAGGAGAAGATGGACTGGTATCAGGCAATGGCAGTGATCATGAACCAGTTGCATGTGGGCTCAAGGAG CTTTTCAGTCAAATGAAAGACCTGGAAGAGAATTACAgtgaaaataaggaaaactgtgagcacCTTTTGTCAAAGAAGCATTCTCTGGTTCTTGCTGCAAAGCCTTTGGATTTTATGGAAATGTtcag GAAACAAAATCCCATGTTTGAAGACAACCTCCAACATGATGCCCAGGAATTTCTGTGCAGTTTACTCGTAAGTCTCCAAGACACAGAAAAGGAGATATTTAAGAGAACCGACAACACAAGTCAACACTCCAGTCCTTTCGAAGATTTATTTCATGGACAGCTTCTCCATCAGACAAAGTGTCTTACATGCGAAGATGCTAAAAAGAGATATGAGAGCTTCCAAGACGTCAGTGTACCCATCCAAAAGGAGGCCAAAGTAAACGATCCAAAAGCATTTTCACCAACACCGAAGAAAGCCCAGGATAGTGAAAGCCTCTTGTGGGCCTTGTCTCAATTTGCCCGAATCGAACATTTGAGTGGAGATAACAAGTACTTTTGTGAGAACTGTCTCACCCACACTGAGGCTGAGATCTCAACAAGCTTTGAAAAACTTCCTAAGATTCTCATTATACATCTGAAGAGATTTACTGCAAACCCACTGTCAGG GTTTCCTGgttttgtttccaaaataAACACCAATCTTGCAACTCCAATGGAACTGACAATCTCAGAGTGGTGCTCAAAAACATGCATCATATCGAATCCAATCTATCATCTGTTTGGCATTGTGATGCATAGTGGTATGACATCCTGCAGTGGACACTATCAGGCATACGTAATGGTCCCCACACCCAATGATGCAGATTTCAATAACAGTAATGGTCATACAAGTCACCAGGACAACTATCAGCAGAGAAATGAGAGCAATGTAAACTCAGTTGGAGAGTCATCTCAagagaatgaaaaacagcCACTAGCGAATACAGCAACATCTGTGAGCAgcaacacattttgcaaggatGATGGAAACTCATCAGAAACACCCGAGGTATCTACTAATGCAGACGAAAGCGACATTCCATCTTTACAAAACTCAGCAGAGAAAGCTAAAACATCATGCATGTCTGGAATCAGTCGATACTTCCAAAGAACAAGGAAGTACTCCAAACTGGAAAACAATGAAGGAGCTGAAGACAGCTTTCAAGCAAGTGATTTAACAGAGAGCAAAAGACACAGATGCCACAGTACACCCTGCTTTAAAGGAATCAGTAAGTCACTGAATAAAATCCAGAGTTTTCAACATAGAGGTTTGACAGTGACCAGAAATGCTGTACGGCAGCTGAACTTTCAGGATAGTAAGAGACAAGGAAACAGTGAAACTAACCACCTTGCTGatgtgaaaaacaataataatttaagaTTATCGCACACTTCTCTACCAGAATCCCATTACCAATGGGTTCACTTTGATGATGCTGAAGTCACAATACTTCAAGAATCTGATGTCACAGCATTGCTGTCCTCATCAGAGTCGTCTTTCACTTCTCCATACTTGCTTTTTTACAAATTAGTTTATCTCCAGCAATAA
- the LOC141897018 gene encoding hydroxyacylglutathione hydrolase, mitochondrial-like isoform X2 encodes MVWLLGVRRVVETGVSLTLKGRKTSSALGIPALLRSLRSISSLTEGHSKPVSIVTHSNMKVRVLPALSDNYMYLVVDEKTQEAAIVDPVEPEKVVDAVKKEGVKLTTVLTTHHHWDHAGGNEELAGLVKGLTVCGGDDRIGALNKKVGHDDKLKVGNLDVKCLFTPCHTSGHICYLVHGEPSAVFTGDTLFVAGCGKFFEGRPPEMYKALVEILGILPKDTLVYCGHEYTENNLKYAVHVEPGNPDVYKAIEWAKSKRHANEPTVPSTIGDELKFNPFMRVQEESVKRYAGKSDPIDVMGHIRRDKDKFRAKR; translated from the exons GAATCCCAGCATTACTGAGAAGCTTAAGAAGTATTTCATCCCTGACAGAGGGTCACTCCAAACCAGTTAGCATCGTCACACATTCAAACATGAAAGTTCGCGTACTTCCTGCACTCTCTGATAACTATATGTATCTTGTTGTGGATGAAAAAACTCAAGAGGCAGCTATTGTAGATCCGGTGGAACCAGAAAAG GTTGTTGATGCTGTTAAAAAGGAAGGGGTAAAACTCACTACTGTTTTGACAACACATCATCATTG GGACCATGCTGGGGGCAATGAGGAGTTAGCAGGACTTGTCAAGGGTTTGACAGTGTGTGGGGGAGATGACAGGATTGGAGCTTTGAACAAGAAAGTTGGACATGACGACAAGTTGAAG GTCGGAAATCTTGATGTGAAGTGTCTTTTTACACCTTGCCACACAAGTGGTCACATTTGCTATTTGGTTCATGGTGAACCAAGTGCTGTCTTTACTG GTGACACTCTCTTTGTGGCTGGATGTGGTAAATTTTTTGAGGGACGCCCTCCTGAAATGTACAAAGCTCTGGTTGAGATTCTAGGAATATTGCCAAAGGACACA CTTGTTTACTGTGGCCATGAGTACACTGAAAACAATCTAAAGTACGCTGTTCATGTTGAACCAGGCAATCCCGATGTTTACAAAGCCATTGAGTGGGCCAAG AGTAAAAGGCATGCAAATGAACCCACAGTTCCATCAACTATTGGAGATGAGCTGAAGTTTAATCCTTTCATGAGAGTGCA aGAGGAGAGTGTCAAGAGGTATGCTGGAAAATCAGATCCAATTGACGTCATGGGACACATCAGACGGGACAAAGACAAGTTCAGAGCAAAACGCTAA
- the LOC141897018 gene encoding hydroxyacylglutathione hydrolase, mitochondrial-like isoform X1 has translation MVWLLGVRRVVETGVSLTLKGRKTSSALEGKPLDEKGLTLKRRGIPALLRSLRSISSLTEGHSKPVSIVTHSNMKVRVLPALSDNYMYLVVDEKTQEAAIVDPVEPEKVVDAVKKEGVKLTTVLTTHHHWDHAGGNEELAGLVKGLTVCGGDDRIGALNKKVGHDDKLKVGNLDVKCLFTPCHTSGHICYLVHGEPSAVFTGDTLFVAGCGKFFEGRPPEMYKALVEILGILPKDTLVYCGHEYTENNLKYAVHVEPGNPDVYKAIEWAKSKRHANEPTVPSTIGDELKFNPFMRVQEESVKRYAGKSDPIDVMGHIRRDKDKFRAKR, from the exons aGGGGAAGCCCCTGGACGAAAAAGGGTTAACCTTAAAACGGCGAG GAATCCCAGCATTACTGAGAAGCTTAAGAAGTATTTCATCCCTGACAGAGGGTCACTCCAAACCAGTTAGCATCGTCACACATTCAAACATGAAAGTTCGCGTACTTCCTGCACTCTCTGATAACTATATGTATCTTGTTGTGGATGAAAAAACTCAAGAGGCAGCTATTGTAGATCCGGTGGAACCAGAAAAG GTTGTTGATGCTGTTAAAAAGGAAGGGGTAAAACTCACTACTGTTTTGACAACACATCATCATTG GGACCATGCTGGGGGCAATGAGGAGTTAGCAGGACTTGTCAAGGGTTTGACAGTGTGTGGGGGAGATGACAGGATTGGAGCTTTGAACAAGAAAGTTGGACATGACGACAAGTTGAAG GTCGGAAATCTTGATGTGAAGTGTCTTTTTACACCTTGCCACACAAGTGGTCACATTTGCTATTTGGTTCATGGTGAACCAAGTGCTGTCTTTACTG GTGACACTCTCTTTGTGGCTGGATGTGGTAAATTTTTTGAGGGACGCCCTCCTGAAATGTACAAAGCTCTGGTTGAGATTCTAGGAATATTGCCAAAGGACACA CTTGTTTACTGTGGCCATGAGTACACTGAAAACAATCTAAAGTACGCTGTTCATGTTGAACCAGGCAATCCCGATGTTTACAAAGCCATTGAGTGGGCCAAG AGTAAAAGGCATGCAAATGAACCCACAGTTCCATCAACTATTGGAGATGAGCTGAAGTTTAATCCTTTCATGAGAGTGCA aGAGGAGAGTGTCAAGAGGTATGCTGGAAAATCAGATCCAATTGACGTCATGGGACACATCAGACGGGACAAAGACAAGTTCAGAGCAAAACGCTAA